A DNA window from Planctomycetota bacterium contains the following coding sequences:
- a CDS encoding RidA family protein, producing MNETPSQRLNVLGLALPPAPKPVAAYIPFVRTGNLVYISGQLPFQDGKLVATGSVPSTTSIEAAAAAARQAVLNGLAVLADAAGGLDRVRKIVRVGVFVCSDPGFTEQPKVANGASELLQQIFGEAGRHARAAVGNIALPLGASVEVELLAEVSP from the coding sequence ATGAATGAAACCCCATCCCAACGTCTGAATGTTCTTGGACTTGCCCTGCCCCCCGCCCCCAAGCCGGTAGCCGCCTATATCCCCTTTGTGCGGACGGGCAACCTGGTCTATATCAGTGGCCAGCTGCCTTTCCAGGATGGGAAGTTGGTGGCAACAGGGTCAGTTCCCTCCACGACCTCAATCGAGGCCGCGGCCGCGGCGGCAAGGCAGGCGGTCTTGAATGGACTGGCGGTTCTGGCAGATGCCGCAGGGGGGCTGGACCGGGTTCGAAAAATTGTCCGGGTGGGGGTTTTTGTCTGCAGCGATCCGGGGTTCACCGAGCAACCCAAGGTGGCCAATGGAGCGAGCGAATTGCTGCAGCAGATCTTCGGCGAGGCGGGCCGCCATGCCCGGGCCGCGGTGGGCAACATCGCCCTGCCTTTGGGGGCCAGCGTGGAAGTGGAATTGCTGGCCGAAGTCAGCCCCTGA
- the rdgB gene encoding RdgB/HAM1 family non-canonical purine NTP pyrophosphatase yields the protein MSGSALEIVVASGNPHKVGEIRAVLELEGLGDSVVLRSLDEVGGPFPEPAETGRTFEANARIKALAYAAMARRMVLADDSGLEVDALGGEPGVDSAYWAGTEGSRADRDRRNNEKLVKAMRSVKPEDRAARFVCFMCVASPQGGILAEARGECAGSIALQPRGSAGFGYDPHFQVGDGSRTSAELTPEEKNRISHRGQATRLICAALRAMIAAGAS from the coding sequence GTGAGCGGGTCGGCGCTTGAAATCGTGGTCGCCAGCGGGAATCCCCACAAGGTGGGAGAGATCCGCGCCGTGCTGGAGCTCGAGGGACTGGGCGACTCCGTGGTTCTGCGATCGCTGGACGAGGTCGGCGGTCCCTTTCCCGAGCCTGCGGAAACCGGGCGTACCTTCGAGGCCAACGCCCGGATCAAGGCCCTCGCCTACGCGGCGATGGCGCGGCGCATGGTGCTGGCGGACGATTCCGGACTCGAGGTCGATGCGCTGGGCGGTGAGCCGGGAGTCGACAGCGCGTACTGGGCGGGCACGGAGGGAAGCCGCGCCGATCGCGATCGGCGCAACAATGAAAAATTGGTGAAGGCGATGCGCAGCGTCAAGCCGGAGGATCGCGCGGCGAGGTTTGTCTGCTTCATGTGCGTCGCGTCACCCCAGGGAGGCATCCTCGCGGAGGCGCGCGGCGAATGCGCCGGCTCGATCGCGCTGCAGCCCAGGGGAAGCGCGGGCTTTGGCTACGACCCGCACTTTCAAGTCGGCGACGGAAGCCGCACCAGCGCAGAACTGACTCCCGAGGAAAAGAACCGGATCAGCCACCGCGGCCAAGCGACCCGGCTGATCTGTGCCGCGCTGCGGGCGATGATCGCGGCGGGGGCATCGTGA
- a CDS encoding serine/threonine protein kinase, whose protein sequence is MTEPTPIPSSPDPAGQSRSPGDSAAGRSGGDTIVGRYVVERGLATSDEVDKCRELLKRLPPGSRLSDILIQKEVITRRQFARVQRELESERPQQAIPGYQMMKKLGAGAMATVFLAKQLSLDRLVAIKILPRKYSSDPKFIERFYKEGRAAAKLNDQHIVGALDVGQAGDNHYFVMEYVDGETVHDRILRKRRIEEKEAIEIIIQVAKALKHAHLQGFIHRDIKPKNMMINKAEVVKLADLGLARAISDREAAESEAGKAFGTPYYISPEQARGVVTIGPAADIYGLGATFYHMVTGKVPFEGKNPTEVMQRQIRDPLVPPDHVVPELTTGVALIIEMMMAKDPRDRYQSAAQLLEDLESARNGHDPIHARPTHSLVSSLATNTAEGEAPPTEVRQLSGPSSGLSWKILLLGGLLVASLMINLALLLLRK, encoded by the coding sequence GTGACCGAACCCACTCCCATACCCAGCAGTCCGGACCCCGCCGGGCAATCCCGCTCACCGGGCGACAGCGCCGCCGGCCGCTCGGGCGGGGACACCATTGTCGGCCGGTACGTGGTCGAGCGCGGCCTGGCCACCAGCGATGAAGTCGACAAATGCCGCGAGCTTCTGAAGCGCCTGCCGCCGGGCAGCCGCCTGAGCGACATCCTGATCCAGAAGGAAGTCATCACCCGCCGCCAGTTCGCCCGGGTGCAGCGCGAACTGGAGAGCGAGCGGCCGCAGCAGGCCATCCCCGGCTACCAGATGATGAAGAAGCTCGGCGCCGGCGCCATGGCCACGGTCTTCCTGGCCAAGCAGCTTTCGCTGGACCGCCTGGTCGCGATCAAGATCCTCCCCCGGAAGTATTCCAGCGACCCGAAGTTCATCGAGCGCTTCTATAAAGAGGGCCGCGCCGCCGCCAAACTCAATGACCAGCACATCGTCGGCGCGCTGGACGTCGGCCAAGCCGGCGACAACCACTACTTCGTCATGGAGTACGTCGACGGCGAGACCGTGCACGACCGCATCCTGCGCAAGCGCCGCATTGAGGAAAAGGAGGCGATCGAGATCATCATCCAGGTCGCCAAGGCCCTCAAGCACGCCCACTTGCAGGGGTTCATTCACCGCGACATCAAGCCCAAGAACATGATGATCAACAAGGCCGAGGTGGTGAAGCTGGCCGATCTTGGACTCGCCCGCGCGATCAGCGACCGCGAGGCCGCCGAATCGGAGGCCGGCAAGGCCTTCGGCACCCCCTACTACATCAGCCCCGAACAGGCCCGCGGCGTCGTCACCATCGGCCCGGCCGCGGACATCTATGGACTTGGTGCCACCTTCTATCACATGGTGACGGGCAAAGTCCCCTTCGAAGGCAAGAACCCCACCGAGGTCATGCAGCGGCAGATCCGCGATCCGCTGGTGCCCCCCGACCACGTAGTGCCGGAGCTCACGACCGGCGTCGCGTTGATCATCGAGATGATGATGGCCAAGGATCCGCGTGATCGCTACCAGAGCGCGGCGCAGCTGCTTGAGGATCTTGAGTCGGCCCGCAACGGCCACGACCCGATCCACGCAAGGCCCACGCATTCACTGGTCTCCTCGCTGGCCACCAACACAGCGGAAGGCGAAGCACCGCCCACTGAAGTGCGCCAACTTTCCGGCCCATCAAGCGGCCTCTCCTGGAAAATCCTGCTTCTGGGCGGACTTCTCGTGGCGAGCCTCATGATCAACCTGGCGCTTCTGCTGCTTCGAAAATAA
- a CDS encoding YkgJ family cysteine cluster protein, which translates to MRLPILMPDWPGQKYSCHGCGTCCRDFTVELRAADMDKLEQQGWRERLGGEFAVEFGGKKWLKQKPDGACVFLGENGLCRVHAEFGLEAKPLACQFFPFMLSPDGRNTVVGLSFACGSVAASKGASLDSHRAEVKRMAELLPASAPIPVLLTGGIIATEAEVGAVQAALDEWLAKKTTTPALRWEGFAWLVTSVMRANLSRMRGEKLRELMHTLVGAAEEELPLLDWPAPQPRAWKLLRQAVFFRVEDPKIGELLKRGRMMTALGQWSRSRAWAGGKGVCPEFASDAPVEFKAFDATHGLFQGSDAAAMDDLLQRWIRASLLGGRAWGSGLYRLPIDQGLGLILVNLLCAMWLARFRAAGRGERTAALADLVFAIGRVDRASGRAPWLATAGERLRASWLAHSDSLRLLSRALASNG; encoded by the coding sequence GTGAGGCTTCCCATTCTCATGCCGGATTGGCCGGGACAGAAATACTCCTGCCACGGTTGCGGCACGTGCTGCCGCGACTTCACGGTGGAGCTCAGGGCGGCGGATATGGACAAACTGGAGCAACAGGGATGGCGCGAGCGGCTCGGCGGCGAATTCGCCGTGGAGTTCGGCGGAAAGAAGTGGTTGAAGCAGAAGCCCGACGGTGCCTGCGTCTTCCTTGGCGAGAACGGATTGTGCCGGGTGCACGCCGAGTTCGGGCTGGAGGCGAAGCCGCTGGCATGCCAGTTCTTTCCCTTCATGCTCTCGCCGGATGGCCGCAACACGGTGGTCGGCTTGAGCTTCGCCTGCGGCAGCGTCGCGGCCTCCAAGGGGGCGTCGCTCGATTCGCATCGCGCCGAAGTGAAGCGAATGGCCGAGCTGCTGCCGGCCTCCGCGCCGATTCCGGTCCTGCTCACGGGCGGGATCATCGCGACCGAAGCGGAGGTCGGGGCGGTGCAGGCCGCACTGGACGAGTGGCTCGCGAAAAAAACAACCACACCGGCGCTGCGCTGGGAGGGCTTCGCCTGGCTCGTCACCAGCGTGATGCGGGCCAACCTCAGTCGGATGCGTGGAGAGAAATTGCGCGAACTCATGCACACGCTTGTCGGCGCCGCAGAAGAGGAACTGCCGCTGCTGGATTGGCCGGCGCCGCAGCCTCGGGCGTGGAAGCTGCTCCGCCAGGCGGTGTTCTTCCGCGTGGAGGATCCCAAGATCGGCGAGCTGCTGAAGCGCGGCCGCATGATGACGGCGCTGGGGCAGTGGTCGCGAAGCCGCGCGTGGGCCGGCGGCAAGGGCGTCTGCCCGGAGTTCGCGAGCGATGCGCCAGTCGAATTCAAGGCCTTTGACGCCACCCATGGATTGTTTCAAGGCAGCGACGCCGCGGCCATGGACGATCTTTTGCAGCGCTGGATTCGCGCCAGCCTTCTGGGCGGAAGGGCCTGGGGATCCGGGCTCTACCGCCTGCCCATCGATCAAGGCCTTGGTTTAATCCTGGTGAACCTGCTTTGCGCGATGTGGCTGGCGCGATTCCGCGCCGCGGGCCGCGGCGAGCGCACCGCTGCGCTGGCCGATCTTGTCTTCGCCATCGGACGCGTCGATCGCGCCAGCGGCCGCGCTCCCTGGCTGGCCACCGCGGGGGAGCGTTTGCGGGCGAGCTGGCTCGCCCATTCGGATTCTCTCAGGCTGCTGTCCCGGGCCCTGGCTTCGAACGGTTGA
- a CDS encoding prepilin-type N-terminal cleavage/methylation domain-containing protein, with product MRKNRGFTLIELLVVISIIALLIGLLLPALSKAQQNARETKDRAQIKQIHAGMLIAANSDKKGSLPVPGMIDRQGSEQGVGEEAYGANTTRNLYSCMIAKEYFNPDLVYGPTERNPLVVEMGKGGTRPYDFTKYKPALDVYWDYGFGDKVSATSMPANASTQTFTKDPITGSASPLPGWCNTSYAHNALWGIRRDTQWKNTADSTKPLMSTRGLKPSFRTDPNTSIHCYAVGIIGPKQEWNGNVCFADNHIDLTTSFKPEGVVYECGGADSKRDDIFDADFPTSATSKTATKCNKTGGPNGTTLLPRSAGDTWLGIFSSTISQVNIGDPLFDPNDDGSTQPAG from the coding sequence ATGCGTAAGAATCGCGGCTTCACTCTCATCGAACTTCTGGTCGTCATTTCAATCATCGCGCTGCTCATCGGTCTTCTGCTGCCCGCCCTGTCCAAGGCCCAGCAGAACGCCCGCGAAACCAAGGATCGCGCCCAGATCAAGCAGATCCACGCCGGCATGCTCATTGCCGCCAACAGCGACAAGAAGGGCTCCCTTCCGGTTCCCGGCATGATCGATCGCCAGGGTTCGGAGCAGGGCGTCGGCGAGGAAGCGTATGGCGCGAACACCACTCGCAACCTTTATTCCTGCATGATCGCAAAGGAATACTTCAACCCCGACCTGGTCTATGGCCCGACCGAGCGCAACCCGCTCGTGGTGGAAATGGGCAAGGGCGGAACCCGTCCCTACGATTTCACCAAGTACAAGCCCGCCCTCGATGTGTACTGGGACTATGGATTCGGCGACAAGGTCTCCGCGACCTCCATGCCTGCCAACGCGTCAACTCAAACTTTCACCAAAGACCCCATCACAGGTAGTGCGTCACCGCTTCCAGGATGGTGCAACACTTCGTATGCCCACAACGCTCTTTGGGGCATTCGCCGCGACACGCAGTGGAAGAACACCGCCGATTCGACCAAGCCGCTCATGAGCACCCGCGGTTTGAAGCCTTCCTTCCGCACCGATCCCAACACGTCCATCCACTGCTACGCGGTGGGCATCATCGGGCCGAAGCAGGAATGGAACGGCAATGTCTGCTTCGCCGACAACCACATCGATCTGACCACCTCCTTCAAGCCTGAGGGCGTGGTCTACGAGTGCGGCGGCGCCGATTCGAAGCGCGACGACATCTTCGACGCTGACTTCCCGACCTCCGCCACCTCCAAGACCGCCACCAAGTGCAACAAGACCGGCGGTCCCAACGGCACGACCCTGCTTCCTCGCTCGGCCGGCGACACCTGGCTGGGCATCTTCTCCAGCACCATTTCGCAGGTCAACATCGGAGACCCGCTGTTCGATCCGAACGACGACGGCAGCACCCAGCCCGCCGGCTGA
- a CDS encoding prepilin-type N-terminal cleavage/methylation domain-containing protein, protein MKKHNGFTLIELLVVMAIIALLLGLLLPALAKARATARQVKDGTQIQQVHKAWVTKGTDSPRGTFPLPGEINRIGTLPGRGTEDEGKNSHANLYSACIAQQFISPQILVSPSEASGNVAVCSNYDYNQYKPAADVYWDGDLTNPSSSNPGVKGNFQTDLTTISGTSYAAMPLLMKDSTAKVSCRRDMQWRVGATSGSRFPIVGNRGVKFGVTDADDYTNSKTLEIHGAKNEWEGNLCYNDDHLSFARTFYPEGMVCVPGGKTPPSGDTSCGSAATSGTAALGFDNIFKGDDTVGTTDAYLCVVKEVTATLTGATFTKTVIKDEDKNWD, encoded by the coding sequence ATGAAAAAGCACAATGGATTTACGCTGATTGAATTGCTCGTCGTCATGGCGATCATCGCCCTCCTGCTGGGACTCCTCCTGCCCGCGCTGGCCAAGGCCCGAGCCACGGCCCGCCAGGTCAAGGATGGAACCCAGATCCAGCAGGTCCACAAGGCCTGGGTCACCAAGGGAACGGACAGCCCGCGCGGCACCTTCCCGCTTCCTGGCGAGATCAACCGGATCGGCACGCTGCCCGGCCGCGGCACCGAGGATGAAGGCAAGAACAGTCATGCCAACCTCTACTCGGCCTGCATCGCGCAGCAGTTCATCTCTCCGCAGATTCTGGTCAGCCCCTCCGAGGCATCGGGCAACGTGGCGGTCTGCTCGAACTACGACTACAACCAGTACAAGCCGGCCGCCGACGTGTACTGGGACGGCGACCTGACCAACCCGAGCTCGTCCAACCCGGGCGTCAAGGGCAATTTCCAGACCGACCTCACCACGATCAGCGGCACCAGCTACGCGGCGATGCCCCTGCTCATGAAGGACTCGACCGCCAAGGTCTCCTGCCGCCGCGACATGCAGTGGCGCGTGGGTGCCACCAGCGGCAGCCGCTTCCCGATCGTGGGCAACCGCGGCGTGAAGTTTGGAGTCACCGACGCCGACGACTACACCAATTCCAAGACGCTCGAGATTCACGGAGCGAAGAACGAATGGGAAGGCAACCTCTGCTACAACGATGACCATCTCTCCTTCGCTCGAACCTTCTATCCGGAAGGCATGGTCTGCGTCCCCGGCGGCAAGACTCCCCCCTCGGGCGACACCTCCTGCGGCTCGGCCGCGACCTCCGGTACGGCGGCTCTTGGTTTCGACAACATCTTCAAGGGCGATGACACCGTGGGAACCACGGACGCCTACCTCTGCGTCGTCAAGGAAGTCACCGCGACCCTCACCGGCGCGACCTTCACCAAGACGGTCATCAAGGACGAAGACAAGAACTGGGATTGA
- a CDS encoding Maf family protein: MMPIVLASRSPRRIEILKREGVDFTAIEAPLDDAAEAPPGDVAENAMRIARLKAESVRRANPGRCGGKWILAADTICEMGGRAVGKPRSRNEALSMLELAFGAPHRVVTGVCLLHDPGEKTFFDEASVTIGRAPENEVRKYVESDAWQGRAGGYDFAERRAAGWRMHCEGDPDTVAGLPWRRVKEFLDALEREWP; this comes from the coding sequence ATGATGCCGATCGTGCTCGCCAGCCGCTCCCCAAGGCGGATCGAGATTCTCAAACGGGAGGGCGTTGACTTCACGGCGATCGAAGCCCCGCTGGACGACGCCGCCGAGGCGCCGCCCGGCGACGTGGCGGAGAACGCGATGCGGATCGCCCGGCTGAAGGCGGAATCGGTCCGTCGGGCCAATCCCGGACGCTGCGGTGGGAAATGGATCCTGGCCGCAGACACGATTTGCGAAATGGGCGGGCGCGCGGTCGGCAAGCCGCGCAGCCGCAACGAAGCGCTGTCGATGCTCGAGCTGGCCTTTGGCGCTCCGCATCGCGTGGTCACCGGCGTCTGCCTGCTGCATGATCCAGGGGAAAAAACTTTTTTCGACGAGGCGAGCGTGACGATCGGCAGGGCGCCCGAGAACGAAGTGCGAAAATATGTGGAGAGCGATGCATGGCAGGGACGCGCGGGGGGATACGACTTCGCCGAGCGCCGCGCCGCGGGTTGGCGGATGCATTGCGAAGGCGATCCTGATACCGTCGCGGGATTGCCGTGGCGACGCGTGAAGGAATTCCTCGACGCTCTTGAAAGGGAATGGCCATGA
- a CDS encoding tetraacyldisaccharide 4'-kinase: MKGPLPSWLNPAAGAASAGYRAAVQLRNHRIEERLPADCGLPVISVGNITAGGTGKTPLTQWIVRTLTAAGRHPMIALRGHRGGESADEVLEHRAALPGIALAVGADRAQRIADLRRSHPECDVVVLDDGFQHRQLRRDGDLVLIDATRPSLEDGMLPRGWLREPAASLRRATGVIVTRAAAIDPELAKEIEAMHGQAPLAWCRHAWTGLEGIEEGAVHEVSWLRRKRVAVWAGTGNPRSIIRQAESAAASVVDAPKLADHVSWDAAMVARLTHRAERARADAIVVTPKDWVKIAPLAAAWRLPLVRPRLAIEFLQGQEALQEHLASSIRAGECRGRG, encoded by the coding sequence ATGAAAGGACCGCTGCCCTCCTGGTTGAATCCCGCCGCCGGCGCCGCCAGCGCCGGATACCGCGCGGCGGTGCAACTGCGGAACCATCGAATCGAGGAGCGGCTTCCGGCGGATTGCGGCCTGCCCGTGATCAGCGTCGGCAACATCACCGCGGGAGGGACGGGCAAGACGCCGCTGACGCAGTGGATCGTGCGAACGCTCACCGCCGCGGGACGCCATCCCATGATCGCGCTGCGCGGCCATCGGGGCGGCGAAAGCGCCGACGAGGTGCTCGAGCATCGCGCGGCCCTGCCGGGCATCGCGCTGGCCGTCGGAGCCGACCGCGCCCAGCGCATCGCGGACCTGCGCAGATCGCATCCGGAATGCGATGTCGTGGTGCTGGATGACGGGTTTCAGCATCGGCAGCTCCGGCGCGATGGCGACCTGGTTCTGATCGACGCGACCCGCCCCTCGCTGGAGGACGGAATGCTGCCGCGGGGCTGGCTGCGCGAGCCGGCCGCGTCGCTGCGCCGCGCCACCGGAGTGATCGTGACGCGGGCCGCGGCCATCGACCCGGAACTTGCGAAGGAGATCGAGGCGATGCATGGTCAGGCGCCGCTGGCCTGGTGCCGCCACGCCTGGACGGGGCTCGAAGGCATCGAGGAGGGCGCGGTGCACGAAGTCTCCTGGCTGCGCCGCAAGCGCGTCGCGGTCTGGGCGGGCACCGGCAATCCGCGTTCCATCATCCGTCAGGCGGAGTCGGCGGCGGCCTCGGTGGTGGACGCTCCGAAACTTGCCGATCACGTGTCGTGGGACGCGGCCATGGTGGCGCGACTGACGCACCGGGCCGAGCGGGCGCGGGCCGATGCGATCGTGGTGACACCCAAGGATTGGGTGAAGATCGCGCCGCTCGCCGCGGCGTGGCGTCTGCCGCTGGTGCGGCCGCGCCTGGCGATCGAGTTCCTGCAGGGGCAGGAGGCGCTCCAAGAGCATCTCGCGAGCTCCATTCGAGCGGGGGAATGCCGCGGGCGCGGCTAG
- a CDS encoding glycosyltransferase family 2 protein has protein sequence MPVLFAVIPVYDEPHTLEPCVERVMAVRLPNGWSLKVIVVDDASGSATADVAQRLSHLHRQVGSQFELFTHATNRGKGAALRTGFARVLELAGEADAVITQDGDLEYDPGDYPALVGALSDEPMSAVFGNRWAQSAPVGAGRTFHAGVNRLLTFLSNQITGLRINDMETGYKLFRIPLLREILPLLTEDRFGIEPQMTAALARARAQIAEVPISYSPRDRTSGKKIGPLDGFRALWVIARERVQRESAARPWQKLMLQIAGFALGLVLIAWCISGATRDTSGWQRLRDAPWTSVAGLLLCSLGSIVVSGLTFWIAARPVRVLRVRDQQWINALASMLNYAPVRIGMFTRAAYAMQVDQFRAVELVAWFASLAFTFVVALVAITAATFAWIQFGAWTFLPVLIAVGVLGGGLTRWCATRAFIQKRAKGLERLITDPIALWGSIILHIVDLFFATGRVLLAIQMLGLPLTLAQTFLVSMASFAASLNPLGRLGFREAAVAFTAAALSMGQISGMETKFQTLAVIESAGEALVAIPIGMLAMYPIWRRFNRSKPGPGTAA, from the coding sequence ATGCCGGTTCTCTTCGCGGTCATCCCGGTCTACGACGAACCGCACACGCTCGAGCCCTGCGTGGAGCGCGTCATGGCCGTGCGGCTGCCCAACGGCTGGTCGCTCAAGGTGATCGTGGTGGACGATGCGAGCGGCTCCGCCACCGCGGATGTCGCCCAAAGACTTTCGCACCTGCACCGGCAGGTTGGCTCGCAGTTCGAGCTCTTCACCCATGCGACCAACCGCGGCAAGGGCGCCGCGCTGCGGACCGGATTTGCGCGAGTGCTCGAACTGGCCGGCGAAGCCGACGCAGTCATCACGCAGGATGGCGACCTGGAGTATGACCCGGGCGACTATCCGGCGCTGGTCGGCGCCCTTTCCGACGAGCCGATGTCGGCGGTGTTCGGGAACCGCTGGGCGCAGTCCGCACCAGTCGGCGCGGGGCGCACCTTCCACGCCGGGGTGAACCGGCTGCTCACTTTCCTGAGCAACCAGATCACGGGCCTGCGCATCAACGACATGGAGACGGGATACAAGCTCTTCCGGATTCCCCTGCTGCGCGAAATCCTGCCCCTGCTCACCGAGGACCGCTTCGGCATCGAGCCGCAGATGACGGCGGCGCTGGCGCGGGCGCGGGCGCAAATCGCCGAAGTGCCGATCTCCTACAGCCCGCGCGACCGGACCAGCGGCAAGAAGATCGGTCCCCTCGACGGCTTTCGCGCGCTGTGGGTCATCGCCCGCGAGCGCGTGCAGCGAGAGTCCGCCGCCCGGCCCTGGCAGAAGCTCATGCTGCAGATCGCGGGCTTCGCGCTGGGCCTGGTGCTCATCGCCTGGTGCATCAGCGGAGCAACGCGGGACACGTCGGGCTGGCAGCGGCTGCGCGACGCGCCGTGGACCTCGGTGGCCGGGCTCCTGCTCTGCTCGCTCGGCAGCATCGTGGTCAGCGGCCTCACCTTCTGGATCGCGGCCCGGCCGGTGCGCGTGCTGCGCGTCCGGGATCAGCAATGGATCAACGCCCTGGCGAGCATGCTCAACTACGCGCCGGTGCGGATCGGCATGTTCACCCGCGCCGCCTACGCCATGCAGGTCGACCAGTTCCGGGCCGTGGAGCTGGTCGCGTGGTTCGCCTCGCTGGCCTTCACCTTCGTCGTAGCCCTGGTCGCGATCACCGCCGCCACCTTCGCCTGGATCCAGTTCGGCGCGTGGACCTTCCTGCCGGTGCTGATCGCCGTTGGCGTGCTGGGCGGCGGCCTCACCCGCTGGTGCGCCACTCGCGCCTTCATCCAAAAGCGGGCGAAGGGACTGGAGCGGCTCATCACCGATCCGATCGCGCTCTGGGGCTCCATCATCCTGCACATTGTTGATCTGTTCTTCGCCACCGGCCGCGTGCTGCTGGCGATCCAGATGCTCGGGCTGCCGCTGACTCTGGCGCAGACTTTTCTGGTGTCGATGGCCTCGTTCGCCGCTTCGCTGAATCCGCTGGGCCGGCTCGGCTTCCGCGAGGCCGCCGTCGCCTTCACCGCCGCCGCGCTTTCCATGGGACAGATCTCGGGCATGGAGACCAAGTTTCAGACCCTGGCGGTCATCGAAAGCGCCGGCGAGGCGCTGGTGGCGATTCCCATCGGCATGCTCGCGATGTATCCGATCTGGCGGCGCTTCAACCGTTCGAAGCCAGGGCCCGGGACAGCAGCCTGA
- the floA gene encoding flotillin-like protein FloA (flotillin-like protein involved in membrane lipid rafts), with protein sequence MMIGFGILALFGLIILVIISQYLQLWLQAFLSGARVSLLDLIMMRLRKVPPSVIVLNRIMAKKAGIEVPTNMLEAHYMAGGRVDRVIRAMIASDKAKIDLGWDRATAIDLAGRDILEAVKTSVDPKVIDCPSQVSGKLTVDAVAQDGIQLRCKARVTVRTNLVRLVGGATEETIVARVGEGIIATIGASQSHKTVLEQPDRISKTVLAKGLDSGTAFEILSIDIAEIDVGANIGANLQTAQAEADSKRFQAEAEQRRALAVAQEAEHLAEAQKNRALVVLAEAEIPKAISEALRSGNLGVMDLYKMKNVQADTDMRSSIGKSGG encoded by the coding sequence ATGATGATCGGCTTCGGCATTCTCGCCCTGTTCGGGCTGATCATTCTGGTGATCATCAGCCAGTATCTGCAGCTCTGGCTGCAGGCGTTTCTTTCCGGCGCCCGGGTCAGCCTGCTCGACCTGATCATGATGCGGCTGCGCAAGGTTCCGCCAAGCGTGATCGTGCTGAACCGGATCATGGCCAAGAAGGCCGGCATCGAGGTGCCCACCAACATGCTCGAAGCCCACTACATGGCGGGCGGACGCGTGGACCGGGTCATCCGCGCCATGATTGCCTCCGACAAGGCGAAGATTGATTTGGGCTGGGATCGCGCGACGGCGATCGACCTGGCCGGCCGCGACATTCTGGAAGCGGTCAAGACCAGCGTCGATCCGAAGGTCATCGACTGCCCGAGCCAGGTCAGCGGAAAATTGACGGTGGACGCGGTGGCCCAGGATGGAATCCAGTTGCGCTGCAAGGCGCGCGTGACGGTGCGCACCAATCTCGTTCGCCTGGTCGGCGGCGCCACTGAGGAAACGATTGTCGCCCGCGTCGGCGAAGGCATCATCGCCACCATCGGCGCCTCGCAGAGCCACAAGACCGTGCTCGAGCAGCCCGACCGCATCTCCAAGACCGTGCTGGCCAAGGGGCTGGACTCGGGAACGGCCTTCGAGATTCTCTCCATCGACATCGCCGAGATCGACGTCGGCGCCAACATCGGCGCCAATCTGCAGACCGCGCAGGCCGAGGCCGACAGCAAGCGCTTCCAGGCCGAGGCGGAGCAGCGCCGCGCGCTGGCGGTGGCGCAGGAAGCCGAGCATCTCGCCGAGGCGCAGAAGAACCGCGCCCTGGTCGTGCTAGCCGAGGCGGAGATTCCCAAGGCCATCTCCGAAGCGCTGCGCTCGGGCAATCTGGGCGTGATGGATCTCTACAAGATGAAGAACGTGCAGGCCGACACCGACATGCGCTCCTCCATCGGCAAGTCCGGCGGCTGA